A region of Rhodoferax potami DNA encodes the following proteins:
- a CDS encoding FKBP-type peptidyl-prolyl cis-trans isomerase, with protein MEITTQCVVALTWTLKDTLGEELDVLDEPVEFLLGGNDLLPPIEAALQGHVAGDKVQLQIEPEEAFGDFNDQLIFLEPRGLFPAELQEGLTMEGYALPAGCNPDAPKDALYTITDIYPEHVVLDGNHPLAGIAIRIQLKVESVREATEEEIGSGTLGTGFFRVQRLHEQAPGNDHLH; from the coding sequence ATGGAAATCACTACACAATGCGTCGTTGCCCTCACATGGACGCTGAAAGACACACTGGGCGAAGAACTGGACGTTTTGGACGAGCCGGTTGAGTTTTTATTGGGCGGCAACGACTTGCTGCCCCCCATCGAAGCTGCGCTGCAAGGCCACGTAGCGGGCGATAAAGTGCAATTGCAAATCGAGCCGGAAGAGGCTTTCGGCGATTTCAATGACCAGCTGATTTTCCTGGAGCCGCGCGGCCTGTTCCCCGCAGAACTGCAAGAAGGCCTGACCATGGAGGGTTATGCATTACCCGCAGGCTGCAACCCGGACGCCCCCAAAGACGCGCTCTACACCATCACAGATATTTACCCCGAACACGTGGTGCTGGATGGCAACCACCCCCTGGCGGGGATCGCCATCCGTATTCAACTCAAAGTAGAGTCAGTCCGGGAAGCCACTGAAGAAGAAATCGGCTCTGGCACCTTGGGTACCGGGTTCTTCCGGGTCCAGCGCTTGCACGAGCAAGCCCCCGGAAACGATCACCTGCACTAA
- a CDS encoding cupin domain-containing protein, giving the protein MKIQTPLQLLGGISPETFMQRYWQKKPLVIRQAIPGFSPLLERIELLELAAQEDVESRLVVQGAPGEGDAWKFKHGPFARKALPPLKQAGWTLLVQGVDSHDERVHGLINQFRFVPDARLDDLMISYATDQGGVGPHFDSYDVFLLQAHGRRRWRIGRQKDLSLVPDMPLKILANFEPEEEFVLEPGDMLYLPPKYAHDGIAEGECMTYSIGFRSPSQAELAQEVLQRIAEQVMDDLPATLYTDPKQAAVQAHAELPSAMLEFAQAAVQSALKDPKAIARALGEYLSEPKANVWFDGEGQDVAGAIRLDRRTRMLYDAHHVFINGESFNAAGRDAQLMRQLADKRQLDAKEVRRLSEGAISLVQDWCDAGWLHVDQ; this is encoded by the coding sequence ATGAAAATTCAAACCCCTCTCCAGCTGCTCGGCGGTATCAGCCCGGAAACCTTCATGCAGCGCTACTGGCAAAAGAAGCCGCTGGTGATCCGTCAAGCTATTCCCGGATTTTCTCCATTGCTGGAGCGTATCGAGCTGTTGGAGCTGGCGGCGCAAGAAGACGTAGAGTCGCGTTTGGTGGTGCAGGGTGCTCCCGGCGAAGGGGATGCATGGAAATTCAAACACGGGCCTTTTGCCCGGAAGGCCCTGCCGCCGCTCAAGCAAGCGGGTTGGACCTTGCTAGTGCAGGGGGTAGATTCGCATGATGAGCGAGTGCATGGCTTGATCAATCAGTTCCGTTTTGTGCCGGATGCGCGCCTGGACGATTTGATGATCAGCTACGCCACAGACCAAGGCGGCGTGGGCCCCCACTTTGATAGCTATGACGTTTTTCTGTTGCAGGCGCATGGTCGTCGTCGTTGGCGCATAGGGCGGCAGAAAGACCTGTCGTTGGTGCCTGACATGCCGCTCAAAATCCTAGCCAATTTCGAGCCGGAAGAAGAGTTCGTGCTCGAACCCGGCGATATGTTGTACCTCCCGCCCAAATACGCCCACGACGGTATTGCGGAGGGGGAATGCATGACCTATTCCATCGGCTTCCGTTCTCCTTCTCAGGCAGAGTTGGCGCAAGAGGTTTTGCAACGCATTGCTGAGCAAGTGATGGATGACTTGCCGGCAACCCTTTACACCGACCCCAAACAAGCGGCAGTACAAGCCCACGCTGAGTTGCCATCCGCCATGCTGGAGTTCGCTCAGGCTGCAGTGCAGTCAGCGCTGAAGGACCCTAAAGCCATCGCCCGTGCACTGGGTGAATATTTGAGTGAACCGAAGGCCAACGTATGGTTCGATGGCGAGGGCCAAGACGTCGCGGGTGCCATCCGCTTGGATCGCCGCACCCGTATGCTCTACGACGCGCATCATGTTTTTATCAACGGTGAGAGTTTTAATGCGGCAGGTCGCGACGCGCAATTGATGCGGCAGTTGGCCGATAAGCGCCAGCTGGACGCGAAAGAAGTACGTCGTTTGAGTGAGGGGGCTATCAGCCTGGTGCAGGACTGGTGCGATGCCGGATGGTTGCATGTCGACCAATGA
- the coaBC gene encoding bifunctional phosphopantothenoylcysteine decarboxylase/phosphopantothenate--cysteine ligase CoaBC: MDLSGKHIVLGLTGGIACYKAAELCRALIKQGATVQVVMTEAAAQFITPVTMQALSNRPVFDSQWDAREHNNMPHINLSREADAILIAPCSADFMAKLLHGRADDLLSLMCLARPIESVPLIIAPAMNREMWAHPATQRNLAQLRADGTHVLGVGHGDQACGETGDGRMLEPDELLQEVVAFFQPKRLAGQHVVVTAGPTFEAIDPVRGITNLSSGKMGFAIARAAREAGAEVTLIAGPVALATPRGVQRVDVKSALDMHLASTEHAQSATVFISTAAVADWRPATAANHKLKKDGSGATPKLEFVENPDILADVAQTERAVRGDLYCVGFAAESHDLLAHATAKRLRKKVPLLVGNIGPATFGQDDNALLLIDAAGSTELPRNSKLHLARQLVAEIAKRLHATS, translated from the coding sequence ATGGACCTTTCCGGTAAGCACATTGTTCTGGGTTTGACAGGCGGTATTGCCTGCTACAAGGCGGCTGAGCTGTGCCGTGCGTTGATCAAACAGGGGGCCACCGTGCAGGTCGTGATGACCGAGGCCGCCGCGCAATTCATCACGCCGGTGACCATGCAAGCGCTGAGCAATCGCCCGGTATTTGATTCTCAGTGGGATGCGCGCGAGCACAACAACATGCCGCATATCAACCTGAGTCGCGAGGCCGACGCCATTCTGATTGCGCCCTGCAGCGCCGATTTCATGGCCAAACTGTTGCATGGTCGTGCCGACGATTTGCTGAGTCTGATGTGCCTTGCGCGGCCTATTGAGAGCGTGCCGCTGATCATTGCCCCCGCCATGAACCGGGAGATGTGGGCGCACCCTGCCACCCAGCGCAATCTCGCGCAGCTGCGTGCGGATGGCACCCATGTGTTGGGCGTGGGACATGGCGACCAGGCCTGCGGCGAGACGGGCGACGGGCGCATGCTGGAGCCAGACGAGTTGCTGCAGGAGGTTGTTGCGTTCTTTCAGCCCAAGCGTCTGGCGGGGCAGCATGTGGTGGTCACTGCCGGGCCCACCTTCGAGGCGATTGACCCGGTGCGTGGCATTACCAACCTCTCTAGCGGGAAAATGGGGTTTGCTATTGCCCGTGCTGCGCGCGAGGCGGGGGCTGAGGTGACCTTGATCGCCGGCCCGGTGGCTTTGGCAACGCCTCGCGGCGTTCAGCGGGTCGATGTGAAATCGGCACTTGATATGCACCTAGCCAGCACAGAGCATGCGCAAAGTGCTACTGTTTTTATATCAACGGCTGCTGTGGCGGATTGGCGTCCTGCGACTGCGGCCAACCATAAGCTTAAAAAAGACGGCAGCGGTGCAACGCCGAAACTCGAGTTTGTAGAGAATCCCGACATACTGGCCGATGTGGCCCAAACCGAACGTGCGGTGCGTGGCGATCTCTATTGCGTGGGCTTTGCTGCGGAAAGTCATGATTTATTGGCCCACGCGACGGCAAAGCGACTGCGAAAAAAGGTGCCGCTGCTGGTGGGCAACATCGGTCCCGCGACCTTCGGTCAGGACGACAATGCACTTCTGCTCATCGATGCCGCCGGTTCTACCGAACTGCCTCGTAACTCCAAGCTGCATTTGGCCCGGCAACTCGTTGCCGAAATCGCCAAACGCCTGCACGCTACCTCTTAA
- the dut gene encoding dUTP diphosphatase, whose translation MKIDVKIIDPRLQNNLPTYATPGSAGLDLRACLDAPLTLAPNAWQLVPTGMAIYLEDPAYAALILPRSGLGHKHGIVLGNLVGLIDSDYQGQLMVSAWNRSEVPFTIEPMERIAQLMIVPVVQAQFNVVTEFPASQRGEGGYGSTGKA comes from the coding sequence ATGAAAATCGACGTCAAGATCATCGATCCCCGCTTGCAAAACAATTTGCCGACCTATGCCACCCCGGGCAGTGCTGGCTTGGATTTGCGCGCTTGCCTGGACGCACCGCTAACCCTGGCTCCCAATGCATGGCAACTGGTACCTACCGGCATGGCAATTTATCTCGAAGACCCAGCGTATGCGGCGTTGATTCTGCCCCGCTCCGGGCTGGGGCATAAACATGGCATCGTGCTGGGCAATCTGGTGGGTTTGATTGACAGCGATTACCAAGGTCAGCTCATGGTGAGCGCCTGGAACCGCAGCGAAGTGCCGTTCACCATCGAGCCGATGGAGCGCATTGCGCAGTTGATGATCGTGCCGGTGGTGCAAGCCCAGTTCAATGTGGTGACCGAATTCCCCGCGTCGCAGCGCGGGGAGGGCGGCTACGGCTCCACCGGAAAGGCCTGA